A genome region from Myxococcales bacterium includes the following:
- a CDS encoding efflux RND transporter permease subunit, giving the protein MIGRIIELSAKYRWFVLTLYVAVVTLAYASAKGVELDAIPDLSDPQVIVFTEWKGRSPTLVEDQITYPISSSLLAAPRVTAVRGYSMFGMSFVHVLFEEGTDVYWARSRVLETMSGIQAKLPAEVAPVLGPDATGIGWVYEYALVDKTGKHDLAELRTLQDYTLRYALESVPGVAQVATVGGYERQYQVTLDPEKLRAYGLGVGDVADAVRRSNGEVGGRLLEMSGREYFVRGRGYLENLAQLSEIAIRSGPGGAPVRVGDVGEVRFGADLRRGVADLDGKGETVGAIVMARHGENALQVIERVKTRTVELGSALPAGVEVVPVYDRSSLIERAIKTLKTALLEEAVTVSLVIVLFLLHFRSALLPIISLPIAVLLAFIPMRALGIPATIMSLGGIAIAIGATVDAEIVMIEACHKKLEGAPPGLDEAGRRALLNQAAKEVTPAIFFSLVIIALSFIPVFGLNGQAGRLFKPLAYTKTFVMLAAALVSITLAPALRDLLVRGEIPREERHPVSRAIMAVYRPFVYVALRRPKTTLAIGLFAVVSAVPPLLRLGTEFMPALNEGDVLYMPTTLPGLSIEEAKRQLQRQDRVLAAFPEVKSVFGKAGRAESPTDPAPLSMVETVVQLRPQGEWPRVRERRWHTGRAPAALGGPLRAIWPEERPETWDELIAKMNAALRMPGFTNAFTMPIKTRVDMLTTGVRTPVGVKVFGHDLASIERAGADLEAVLRGVRGSRSVLYERSLGGVYVDVVPKREALARYGLRVADLNDIVSSAIGGEAVSTTVEGRRRFSVNVRYQEDFRSTPDKLRQVLVPLVPLAQAAGEAGRSVALGEVADVVVTEGPPMLRDEAGLLVGYVYVDVEPSRDLGGYVADAKAAVAAAQAKGAVRLAPGTYLRWTGEYELMEQMRERMTFLIPLSLLAVAVLLYLQFKNLTEVFIVFLSIPFALVGSVWLLYLLDYRVSTAVLVGVIALVGLAAQTGVVMIVYIDHAFVRRLRAGKIRDLEDIIHAHTEGTVLRVRPKVMTVATMLIGLVPLLWATGSGADVMKRIAAPMVGGLLSSAFLTLELIPVVYTYWRYAQLQRSQRVGRPLAEVAGIDLSAEPTTATRGSPL; this is encoded by the coding sequence ATGATCGGCCGAATCATCGAGCTCTCCGCGAAGTATCGCTGGTTCGTGCTCACGCTCTACGTCGCGGTCGTGACCCTCGCGTACGCCTCCGCGAAGGGCGTGGAGCTCGACGCCATCCCGGATCTCTCCGATCCGCAGGTCATCGTCTTCACCGAGTGGAAGGGGCGCTCGCCCACCCTCGTCGAGGACCAGATCACCTACCCCATCTCGAGCTCGCTGCTCGCGGCGCCCCGCGTGACGGCGGTGCGCGGCTACTCGATGTTCGGCATGTCGTTTGTCCATGTGCTCTTCGAGGAGGGCACTGACGTGTACTGGGCGCGCTCGCGGGTGCTCGAAACCATGAGCGGCATTCAGGCGAAGCTCCCCGCCGAGGTGGCGCCCGTGCTCGGCCCGGACGCCACCGGCATCGGCTGGGTGTACGAGTACGCGCTGGTCGACAAAACGGGCAAGCACGACCTCGCCGAGCTGCGCACGTTGCAGGACTACACGCTCCGTTACGCCCTCGAGAGCGTGCCCGGCGTCGCGCAGGTGGCGACCGTCGGCGGGTACGAGCGGCAATACCAGGTCACCCTCGACCCGGAGAAGCTGCGCGCCTACGGCCTCGGCGTGGGCGACGTCGCCGACGCGGTGCGCCGATCGAACGGCGAGGTGGGGGGCAGGCTCCTCGAGATGAGCGGCCGCGAGTACTTCGTGCGCGGACGTGGCTATCTGGAGAACCTCGCCCAGCTCTCGGAGATCGCGATTCGCAGCGGGCCGGGCGGCGCGCCCGTGCGCGTGGGCGACGTCGGGGAGGTGCGCTTCGGCGCCGATCTCCGGCGCGGCGTGGCCGACCTCGACGGGAAGGGCGAGACCGTGGGCGCGATCGTGATGGCGCGGCACGGCGAGAACGCCCTCCAGGTCATCGAGCGTGTGAAGACCCGCACAGTCGAGCTCGGGTCGGCCCTGCCGGCCGGCGTCGAGGTGGTGCCGGTCTACGATCGCTCGTCGCTCATCGAGCGGGCCATCAAGACCCTGAAGACCGCGCTGCTCGAGGAGGCGGTCACCGTGAGCCTCGTGATCGTGCTCTTCCTCCTCCACTTCCGCAGCGCGCTCCTCCCGATCATCAGCTTGCCTATCGCCGTGCTGCTGGCGTTCATCCCCATGCGCGCGCTGGGCATACCGGCCACCATCATGAGCCTCGGCGGGATCGCCATCGCGATCGGCGCCACGGTGGACGCCGAGATCGTGATGATCGAGGCGTGCCACAAGAAGCTCGAGGGGGCGCCGCCCGGCCTCGACGAGGCGGGCCGCAGGGCCCTGCTCAACCAGGCCGCGAAGGAGGTGACGCCCGCCATCTTCTTCTCCCTCGTCATCATCGCGCTCTCGTTCATCCCCGTCTTCGGCCTGAACGGCCAGGCCGGTCGCCTCTTCAAGCCGCTCGCGTACACAAAGACGTTCGTCATGCTCGCCGCCGCCCTCGTGAGCATCACGCTGGCCCCGGCGCTCCGCGATCTCCTGGTGCGCGGCGAGATCCCGCGCGAGGAGCGCCACCCCGTGTCGCGCGCGATCATGGCCGTGTATCGGCCGTTCGTGTACGTCGCGCTGCGCCGCCCGAAGACCACCCTCGCGATAGGCCTCTTCGCCGTGGTCTCCGCCGTGCCGCCGCTCCTCCGCCTCGGCACCGAGTTCATGCCGGCGCTGAACGAGGGGGACGTGCTGTACATGCCCACCACCCTGCCGGGCCTCTCGATCGAGGAGGCCAAGCGGCAGCTCCAGCGGCAAGACCGCGTGCTCGCGGCGTTCCCCGAGGTCAAGTCGGTGTTCGGCAAGGCCGGGCGGGCCGAGTCTCCCACCGACCCCGCGCCGCTCTCCATGGTGGAGACCGTCGTGCAGCTCCGCCCCCAGGGAGAGTGGCCGAGGGTGCGCGAGCGGCGGTGGCACACGGGGCGCGCGCCCGCCGCCTTGGGGGGCCCGCTGCGCGCGATCTGGCCCGAGGAGCGCCCCGAGACCTGGGACGAGCTCATCGCCAAGATGAACGCCGCCCTCCGAATGCCCGGGTTCACGAACGCGTTCACCATGCCCATCAAGACCCGCGTCGACATGCTGACGACCGGCGTGCGCACGCCCGTGGGCGTGAAGGTATTTGGCCACGATCTCGCGTCGATCGAGCGCGCAGGGGCCGACCTCGAGGCGGTGCTGCGTGGGGTGCGCGGGAGCCGGAGCGTGCTCTACGAGCGCTCGCTCGGGGGGGTCTACGTCGACGTGGTGCCAAAGCGCGAGGCGCTCGCGCGCTACGGGCTTCGAGTCGCCGACCTGAACGACATCGTCTCGAGCGCGATAGGCGGCGAGGCGGTGAGCACCACGGTCGAGGGGCGGCGTCGGTTCTCGGTGAACGTGCGGTATCAGGAGGACTTTCGCAGCACTCCCGACAAGCTCCGGCAGGTGCTGGTGCCGCTGGTTCCGCTGGCGCAGGCGGCGGGCGAGGCCGGTCGCTCGGTGGCGCTCGGCGAGGTCGCCGACGTCGTGGTCACCGAGGGCCCTCCCATGCTCCGTGACGAGGCCGGCCTGCTCGTGGGGTATGTGTACGTCGACGTGGAGCCGTCGCGGGATCTCGGCGGCTACGTGGCCGACGCGAAGGCCGCCGTCGCCGCCGCGCAGGCCAAGGGCGCCGTGCGACTCGCGCCGGGCACCTACCTTCGCTGGACGGGCGAATACGAGCTCATGGAGCAGATGCGCGAGCGGATGACCTTTCTCATCCCGCTGTCGCTGCTCGCCGTGGCCGTGCTGCTGTATCTCCAGTTCAAGAACCTCACGGAGGTGTTCATCGTCTTTCTCTCGATCCCCTTCGCGCTCGTCGGCAGCGTGTGGCTACTCTACCTGCTCGACTACCGCGTCTCGACCGCGGTGCTCGTGGGGGTCATCGCGCTCGTCGGCCTCGCCGCGCAGACCGGCGTGGTGATGATCGTGTACATCGATCACGCGTTCGTACGGCGCCTCCGCGCAGGCAAGATCCGCGACCTCGAGGACATCATCCACGCCCACACCGAGGGCACCGTGCTGAGGGTGCGCCCGAAGGTGATGACCGTCGCGACCATGCTCATCGGCCTCGTGCCGCTCCTCTGGGCCACTGGAAGCGGGGCCGACGTGATGAAGCGCATCGCGGCGCCCATGGTCGGGGGCCTCCTCTCGAGCGCGTTCCTCACGCTCGAGCTCATCCCTGTAGTGTACACGTACTGGCGTTACGCTCAGCTGCAGCGGTCGCAGCGCGTCGGCCGGCCGCTCGCCGAGGTCGCAGGCATCGACCTGTCGGCCGAGCCTACGACCGCGACGAGGGGATCCCCGCTGTGA